A region from the Pseudomonas sp. KU26590 genome encodes:
- a CDS encoding class I SAM-dependent rRNA methyltransferase — MSSLNQALSVALDNRQSLLAELHAQGTDCYRLFHGSQEGASGLTVDRYGPQLLVQSFHNSLDIDSLLALHAAVNARLGLELMLVYNDRSQGNSRVDRTDPIYKADDDALADLVGHEWGLNYRVRGRHAGQDPLLFLDLRNARGWVKQHAADKSVLNLFAYTCGVGLSAAAGGAREVCNLDFAEGNLAVGRENGLLNPQLPTMQFVQSDYFPAIRQLAGLPIASRRGHKLPSYVRLEQRQYDLVLLDPPAWAKSAFGTVDLLRDYQSLLKPALLTTAEDGVLICCNNLAKVSLDDWREQVLRCASKIGRPVRDCQVLTPGADFPSQDQQPPLKTLILQL, encoded by the coding sequence ATGTCTTCGTTGAATCAGGCGCTCAGCGTCGCCCTCGATAACCGTCAATCCCTGCTCGCGGAATTGCACGCCCAAGGCACCGACTGTTATCGCCTGTTCCACGGCAGCCAGGAAGGCGCGAGCGGGCTGACCGTCGACCGCTACGGCCCGCAACTGCTGGTGCAGAGTTTCCACAACAGCCTGGATATTGATTCGCTGCTGGCGCTGCATGCCGCCGTCAATGCGCGGCTGGGCCTGGAACTGATGCTGGTCTACAACGACCGCTCCCAAGGCAACTCCCGGGTTGACCGGACAGACCCGATCTACAAAGCCGACGATGATGCGCTGGCCGATCTGGTCGGCCATGAGTGGGGCCTCAATTACCGGGTGCGCGGTCGTCATGCCGGGCAGGATCCGCTGCTGTTTCTCGACCTGCGCAACGCGCGCGGGTGGGTCAAACAACATGCCGCCGACAAAAGCGTGCTCAACCTGTTTGCCTACACCTGCGGCGTTGGCTTGAGCGCGGCGGCGGGTGGCGCGCGCGAGGTGTGCAACCTGGATTTCGCCGAGGGCAACCTGGCCGTCGGGCGCGAGAACGGTCTGCTCAATCCGCAGCTGCCGACGATGCAGTTTGTACAGTCCGATTACTTCCCGGCCATTCGCCAACTGGCCGGGCTGCCCATCGCATCTCGTCGCGGCCACAAGCTGCCGAGTTACGTGCGCCTTGAGCAGCGCCAATATGACTTGGTCTTGCTGGATCCGCCGGCCTGGGCGAAGAGCGCGTTCGGCACCGTCGATCTGCTGCGTGATTATCAGAGCCTGCTCAAACCCGCGCTGCTGACCACCGCCGAAGACGGCGTGCTGATCTGCTGCAACAACCTGGCGAAAGTCAGCCTGGACGACTGGCGCGAGCAAGTGTTGCGTTGCGCGAGCAAGATCGGCCGGCCCGTGCGCGACTGCCAGGTGCTGACCCCGGGCGCCGACTTTCCGTCACAGGACCAACAGCCCCCGCTCAAGACATTGATCTTGCAGCTGTGA